Proteins from a single region of Echeneis naucrates chromosome 2, fEcheNa1.1, whole genome shotgun sequence:
- the LOC115054285 gene encoding transmembrane protein 237B-like, whose protein sequence is MDTGSSKKMRPRDLPPLPQRGQRTLPTMLSQDTAAPKQKKKRVRKETNGVDDVDDRGMEMGGLESRRASEVGEQLSLETSAEVPPQRRRKKKKAATIDLEDDQADLVNGDTADQTTDGEEIVKKTKKKKKSKVVESQLPDELDVEEDDIVTDTPPAIPQHALFTAPQGQSQPVGKLFVERNKRFQAAERSDWRKTSDQMDNATDFQHMQPLWTTRDVSIQVHEGFRVFGLYCHGFLAGYAVWNIVVVYVLAGHHLTALSNLLEQYHSLAYPSQCLLYMLLAISTVAAFDRVNLAKGSMALQEFITLEPVALASFLYFSALVLSLSQQMTSDRINLYPSFNATLWPPGSEHQILHPWVTVNLVVALLVGLAWIFIAVRPETDYTEGYLMAMEIEPPKPEERSEMTA, encoded by the exons CCAGGACACAGCTG cgccaaaacagaagaagaagagagtgaGAAAGGAGACAAATGGAGTTGATGATGTGGACG ATCGGGGGATGGAGATGGGCGGTCTGGAGAGCAGGAGGGCGTCCGAGGTCGGAGAGCAACTGTCCCTTGAAACCTCGGCTGAAGTGCCCccgcagaggaggaggaaaaaaaagaaagctgctaCTATAG ATCTGGAAGATGACCAGGCTGATCTGGTGAATGGAGACACCGCAGATCAAACCACGGATGGAGAGGAAATTgtcaaaaaaaccaaaaagaaaaa GAAATCAAAAGTCGTTGAATCGCAGCTTCCTGACGAGTTGGACGTGGAAGAGGACGATATCGTCACAGACACCCCTCCTGCTATCCCCCAGCATGCCCTGTTCACAGCGCCGCAGGGTCAGAGCCAGCCGGTCGGGAAGCTCTTTGTAGAGAGGAACA AGCGTTTCCAGGCAGCGGAGCGCTCAGACTGGAGGAAGACTAGTGACCAGATGGATAATGCGACTGACTTCCAGCACATGCAGCCGCTCTGGACCACAAGAGACGTTTCTATCCAAGTGCACGAAGGCTTCAG AGTCTTCGGCCTGTACTGTCACGGCTTCCTGGCGGGATACGCCGTGTGGAACATCGTGGTGGTGTACGTGCTGGCCGGGCACCACCTCACCGCTCTGTCCAACCTGCTGGAGCAGTACCACAGCCTGGCTTACCCCTCCCAGTGTCTGCTCTACATGCTGCTGGCCATCAGCACCGTGGCCGCCTTTGACAG AGTGAATCTGGCCAAAGGCTCAATGGCTCTGCAGGAGTTCATCACACTGGAGCCTGTCGCTCTTGCTTCATTCT TGTATTTCTCAGCGCTGGTCCTCTCTCTGAGCCAACAGATGACCAGCGATCGCATCAACCTGTATCCATCCTTCAACGCCACGCTATG GCCACCTGGCTCAGAGCACCAGATTCTCCACCCGTGGGTGACAGTCAACCTGGTGGTGGCGCTGCTTGTTGGCCTGGCCTGGATCTTCATCGCCGTCCGACCTGAGACAGACTACACTGAGG GTTATCTGATGGCCATGGAGATTGAGCCGCCCAAACCAGAAGAAAGATCTGAAATGACGGCCTGA